The nucleotide sequence CTCGCGCTGAGGCGGCCGCCCCACCCGAAGGCGTCGTTCTCGAAATCGCCGGCCGAGGTCGACCCGTCGCTGACGAAGCGGAAACCCTCGACGCTCGCGAAGCCCCGGAGGCCGTCGAGCGCGCCGCGACCGGTGACGGCACCGATCAGTTCGACGCCGTAGGACGTGTTCGTCGCCACATTCTCGGCGGTGCGGACGGCAATGACGCCGGGGCCGCACAGCGCGGCCGCCGCGCCGGTCGGGCGGTCGGCGCAGATGACCGCGATCCGCTGGACGGCGTCGGTCGTGTAGCGGAGGAACGGCGTGAGCGTGAGCGACCCCCACGGCGTGAAGCGGACGGCCCCGACCTCGAACGAGCTGGTGTATTCCGGCTGCAGGCGCGGGTTGCCGATGCGCGGGTTGCTCGGGTCGTCGAGGCTCGGGAACGGGTTGAGGAGGCGCGTGCGCGGGCGCTCGATGCGGCGGCTGTAGCTGGCCCGGAGCACCGTCCGGTCGCTGAGGTCGTAGCTGAGAAAAGCGCTCGGGAAGAGGCTCGTGTAGTCGTTGTCGAAGTCCTCCCCTGTGTTGAGAAGCGCGAACGTCGTCTGCGCCGTCTCGGCGCGGAGGCCTACCTGCACGCCGAGGGCACCGAACTCGCGGGCCCCCTGGAGGTAGGCTGCGTGGATCTGCTCCTCGAAGTCGAACGTGTTGTTGAGGCCCGCGTCGGGCTCGAACGCGCCGGTCTCCTCGTTGCGGGTCTCGGCGAAGAGCGACTCGAAGCGGGTCTGGACCTCGCCCTTGTAGCCCGCTTCGAGGCGGCCGCCGGCGAGGGGCCGGACGTAGTTGATTTCGAGCGAGGCCTCGTCCCGCTCACGCTCCTGGTCCGAGAGCTGAAACTGGCGGACGTCGCCCGTCGGCTCGCCGCTGAGGAGGTTCTGGTCGAAGGTCTCGTCGTCGTCGTTGACAGAGCGGTTGTAGCGGGCCTCGACGTCGAGGCTGTGCGGCGTCTCGGCGTCAGCCGCGCCGAAGCGGTGCCGGAGGCCGAGGCGGGCGTCGGCCCTCTGCCGGCTCCCCACCTCCTCGACGAGGCGCTCGTAGGCGAGCACCGGGTCCTCGTCGGCGTTGAGTTCGAGGAAGTCGTTGACCTCGAGCTCGCGCTCGTCGCGCAGCCCGAACTGCGTCGCGGCCGAGAGCGTGGTCCGGGCCGAGAGTGCGAGGTCGGCGTTGAGGCTGAGGCTGTGCGAGGTCTCCTCCTCGTCCTCGTCCTCGACCTGGTCCAGAAACGTGACCGGCGAGTCGAAGCGGTTGGTGGAGAAGCTGCTGCCGCCGCCGACATCCTGCTCCTGCTGGAAGCCGTACGAGCCGGCGAGCGCGAGCGGTCCCCGCCCGTAGGTCAGATTGACCGTCCCCGTGTAGCTGCCGCGCGAGTCGCCGCCGGCCTGCACGGTGCCGCCGAAGCCCCGGTCCACGTCTTGGCGGAGGACGATGTTGATGATCCCGCTCATCCCGTCGGGCTCGTAGCGCGCCGACGGGTTGGGGATCACCTCGACGCGCTCGACGCTGCCGGCGGGGAGGCTCTGGAGGTAGGCCGCGATGAACTCCGCTGCCACCGGTGCGGGCTTGCCGTTGACGAGCACGGCGACGTTGCCGCTCCCGCGCAGGCTGATGTTGCCGTCGATGTCCACGTCCACCGAGGGGATCGTCTCCAGGACGTCGGTGGCGTTGCCGCCGGCGGTCGCCGGGCTGTCGGCGGTGTTGTAGACCGTCCGGTCGATCTGCACGGACACCTGCTCGCGCTCGGCCTCGACTTGGACGCCCTCAAGCTGCTCGACATCGGCCGCGAGCACGATCTCGCCGAGCTCGACGAGCCGCGCCCGCTGGTTGATCCGCACGTCCTCGACGCGCGTGGAGAGGTAGCCGACGTGGCTCACGTCGACGTAGAACCGGCCGGGCGGGATGCCCTCGATCCGGAACGTCCCGTCGGCCTCGCTGATGGTCCCCGTGACGAGGCTCGTGTCGCGTCCCGAGCCGGGCCGGGGCACGCGCCACACCGCCACGCTCGACGTGGGAACGGCCAGGCTCGCCTGGTCGACGACCGTGCCGGTGACCACGCCGGTGGGTAGGGTGCCGCCGGGGCGTTGACCGCCGGAGCGCTGGCCGCGCTGCTGCGCCTCAGCAGGCAAGGCGAGGAGGCAGGCGGCCGCGAGGAGAAAAAGCGCACGGATCATAGAGCGAGGTGGTGGGAGTGTGGGGCTCAACGGCGAACCCCGCGGGAAGGTGCCCGCGCCGAGGCCTCCTTCGTTGCAGGCCGGCCTGCATGCGAAGCGGGCGCGTCCCGGAAGACACGCCCGCTGCACGCTCGGCCGAGGCCGCTGCTAGTCTTCGGACGCCTGCTCGTCGACGGGCTTGTCCGGCTCGCCGCCGCCGGTCGCGAGGACGTTGTCGATGATGCCGTACTCCTTCGCCTCGGCCGGGCTCATGAACTTGTCGCGGTCGGTGTCGCGCTCGACCTGCTCGACGGACTGGCCGGTGTGGTGCGCGATGACCTCGTTGAGCCGCTTCTTGATGTAGAGGATCTCGTTGGCCTGGATCTCGATGTCGCTCGCCATGCCCTGCCCGCCGCCCGACGGCTGGTGGATCATGATGCGGCTGTTGGCGAGCGCCGCGCGCTTGCCCGCCGCCCCGCCGAGGAGGAAGATCGACCCCATCGACGCCGCGAGACCGACGCAGATCGTCGCCACGTCGGGCTTGATGTACTGCATCGTGTCGTAGACGGCCATGCCGCTGTAGACCTGCCCGCCGGGGCAGTTGATGTAGAGGTTGATGTCCTTGTCCGGGTCCTCGGCGGCGAGGAAGAGGAGCTGCGCGACCGCGAGGTTGGAGGTGGTGTCGTTGACCGGCGTACCGAAGAGGACGATGCGGTCCTTGAGGAGGCGGCTGAAGATGTCGTAGGACCGCTCGCCGCGCGTCGTCTGCTCGACGACCATCGGGACGAGGGCGCTGGCGGGCTCGGCGTCGGGGCCGCCGGAGTAGATGCCGCCGGGGAGGGTCGAGAGGCCTTTGGCGAAGGTGACGAAGTCGCTGATCATGGGTCGATGGGGCTGGAGGTGAGCCGGGGTGAAAAGGCGAGCCGAGATACCGGAGCCGCCGAGCGGGGTTCCTGCCCGAGGAGAGTGCGACCGACAGCGTGGGGGCGACCGGCCGGTCGCCTCTACGGATGTCTATCGGCGGACGTGCTACGCCTCCTCAGCGTCCGCCTTCGCCGCTTGCTCCGCTTCCAGCTCGTCCTGCGTCTTCTCGACAACCGCGAAGCGCCCTTCGAGCGCCTGGAACAGCTTGTCGGTCCCGATCCGCTGCTGGATGCCTTCGAGGAGCTGCGGCTGCTGGGCGATGAAGCCCTTGAGCGTCTCGGCGTCGAACGGGCCGCCGGCCGACATGCGCTCGAACTCGGCCTCGAAGTCGTCCTCACTGAGTTCGAGGTTCTCCTCCTCCGCAAGTTGGTCGCGGACGAGCATCCATCGCACCTGGTTCTCGGCCGTCTCGCGGTTAGCCTCGCGGAAGTGCGCGTGGTCGAAGCCGGGCGGGAGCGCGTCGTCGTTCTGCTTGGCGTAGTCCTCCGTCATCTGGTTCAGCATGCCCTCGACGAGCGTCTCGGGCACGGCGAAGTCGTGCGCCTCCAGGATGCCGCGCACCATCTCCTCGCGCATCATCTCGCTCGACATCCGGTCCCACGCCTGCTCCATCTCGCCGCGGATCATCTCCTGGAAGCCCGCGATCGTCTCGACCTTGTCGGCCGTCTGCTCCTTGATGAAGGCCTCGTCGAGGGCGGGCAGCTCACGCGTTTTCACTTCCTGCATGGTGACGAGGAAGCGGTCGGTCTCGTCGCCGCTCGGGAGGTCGAGCTTGAACGTGTCGCCCGCCTTCTTGCCAACGAGGCCGGTCTTCATGTCGGGATACAGGCGCTCGTCGTCGAGTTCGACCTGCTGGCCTTCCTGGCGCTCACCGATGATCGGCGTGTCGGTCTCCCGGTCGAGGCGCTGCATGTCGATCACCACTACGTCGTCTTCGGTGGCGGGCTCCTCGGTCGGGACGAGGTCGGCCTGGCGGCGGAGGCGGCGCTGGATCTCGTCCTCGATGTCCTCGTCGGTGATGGGGCGGACGAGCTTCGAGACCTGCACGCCCGACAGGTCGGCGATCTCGATGGCGGGCCGGACTCCGAAGCGGACGACGGCGTGGAGGTCTTCGTCGAGCCCGAAGTCGAGTTCGGCGAGCAGCGGCTGGCCGAGCACGTCGCGGTCGGGGTCGTCAGCGACCTCGTCGCGGTACGCCTCGCCGATCACCTCCTCGGCGATCTTGGCGGCGATCTCCTCGCCGTGCATCCTCTTGGCGAGCGACATCGGAACGCGGCCCGGCCGGAAGCCCTTGAGGTTCATCTGCTTGCGCTGCGCCTTGAGGGCTTTATTCAGGCGCGGCTTCAGTTCTTCCTTCGTAGCGCGGATGTCGAGGTCGAAGTCGACGGGCGAGCGCTCGGTGATGGTAACGTCCATGACGGCAGGCGGATGGGGGATAAAAAGCAACGCGGCCCCGCCGCTCGGGGTCCGCGCTTGAGTAGGCACGGCAAAGTACGGTACCCGCCGGCCCTCGACCGTGAAGAGACCCGGCATTCCAGAGGGGATTTTTTGGCGTGGGGAGAATGGGAGGACTGGGGCGAACGAGCGTTGGTGCGCAGCGCGAGAGTCTCGGTAGCCTTCTCGACTTTTCTCTCCGCTCCTCCCATTCCTCCTATTCCTCGTCCTTCGGCGGCTCGCTGTAGCGGCGGCTCGGCCGGCGGCCGGCGGTGCGGCGGACCATCTCCTCGTAGGCCCGCTGGCAGAGCCACACCTCGCCGTCGGTGTAGGCAGGCCGGAGGTAGTAGGTGCCGGCGCGGTGGAGCGGCGTGCCGTAGGCCGCGCAGCGCTCGGTCGGTGGCGACCCGTCGGTGCGGTGCCACTTGGCGCGGTGCCACGGCCGGCCGGCGAGGCTGCGCCAGAAGGCATCGTCGCGGTCGATCCTCACCGCTCAGCCTCGGGCACGGCGGCCCAGCGTCCGGCTCGCAGGCCGGTCGTCGAGCAGTTCGTCAGCGAGGTCGTCGATCTGGTCGTTGAGTTCCTCTCGGTCGAAGCCCGCCTCGTATTCGGAGAACCGGGCCTCCCCGAAGGCTTCGACTTCGAGGGCCTCGACGCGCTTGGCGAGCGGCTCGTTCGCCTCGCGCACCGCGTCCCCCAGCATCCGCTTCAACTCGCCGACGCTGAGGCCCGCGCCCTCGCCGCGCTCGAGTTCCAGCTGCTTCCTCTTGTAGTCCAGCACCGACTTGACGATGGCGACGGGCATGATGAAGGCTACGAAAAAGATAGTAAGGAACTCGAAAAACTCCATCAGGGCAGGAGGGTTGGTGAGGGTCTAGCTACGGTCCAGGGTTCGCTGCGGTTGCGAGGACGCCTGGGCTGGCCGGAAGTAACTTCGGGGGCGCATCCTGCGGCCTTGTCGAATGACGAACGACGAATGACGACCACCGAGCGCTTCTCATTCTGACGTGTCACTGCCGCATTCCATCTCCGCCTACCCTCTTCCTTGTATGCCCCGTCTTCTATCCTGTGCCCTATTCTTTTGCCTCTTCGCTGCTTCCGCGCTCGCCCAGGGTGGCCTCAGCCCGCGCTACGGCGTTGGCTTCGACGCACTCCTCTCGGTCGCCAGCGGCGAGGTGGTCGAGGACGGCTTCGGGCTCGGCGTCCGCGGCCGGGTCTCGTTCCCGGTCAACGCCGACTTCTCGTTCGCTGTCGGAGCCGGGCTCGCGGGCTTCCTCCTCGGCGGGCGCGACGACGCGACGTACCTCTTCAACCCCCAGCTCTCAGGCGTGCTGACGCTGCCGCGCTCGCCGCGCTGGGCGCGCTACCTGATCGGCGGCTTCGGGGGCTACTTCCCGCTCGGCAGCAGCGACAAGGAGGGCGGGCCGTCGCTCCACCTCGGCCTCGGCTGGGCGCAGCCGCTGAACGAGACCTCGCTCTACATCGAACTCGACCCGGCGATTGTGATCGGCGAGACGCGGACAGCCTTCATCGCCGCTGCCCGCGTCGGGGTGATCTTTTAGACTCTGCGTGGTGACTTTGCTCTTGTCATCCTGAACTCGCTTCAGGATCTCCCCAGCGTCG is from Bacteroidota bacterium and encodes:
- a CDS encoding TonB-dependent receptor produces the protein MIRALFLLAAACLLALPAEAQQRGQRSGGQRPGGTLPTGVVTGTVVDQASLAVPTSSVAVWRVPRPGSGRDTSLVTGTISEADGTFRIEGIPPGRFYVDVSHVGYLSTRVEDVRINQRARLVELGEIVLAADVEQLEGVQVEAEREQVSVQIDRTVYNTADSPATAGGNATDVLETIPSVDVDIDGNISLRGSGNVAVLVNGKPAPVAAEFIAAYLQSLPAGSVERVEVIPNPSARYEPDGMSGIINIVLRQDVDRGFGGTVQAGGDSRGSYTGTVNLTYGRGPLALAGSYGFQQEQDVGGGSSFSTNRFDSPVTFLDQVEDEDEEETSHSLSLNADLALSARTTLSAATQFGLRDERELEVNDFLELNADEDPVLAYERLVEEVGSRQRADARLGLRHRFGAADAETPHSLDVEARYNRSVNDDDETFDQNLLSGEPTGDVRQFQLSDQERERDEASLEINYVRPLAGGRLEAGYKGEVQTRFESLFAETRNEETGAFEPDAGLNNTFDFEEQIHAAYLQGAREFGALGVQVGLRAETAQTTFALLNTGEDFDNDYTSLFPSAFLSYDLSDRTVLRASYSRRIERPRTRLLNPFPSLDDPSNPRIGNPRLQPEYTSSFEVGAVRFTPWGSLTLTPFLRYTTDAVQRIAVICADRPTGAAAALCGPGVIAVRTAENVATNTSYGVELIGAVTGRGALDGLRGFASVEGFRFVSDGSTSAGDFENDAFGWGGRLSASYALGDRVGWRGLDLQANVRYRAPVETAQGRRGGNVFMTFAARTALLGDQASLTARLSDPFGLAGFNFTIDRPSLFQEFERDWKAQRLSLVFQYNFGRQEQQRRDRGGERDDDFDDDEI
- the clpP gene encoding ATP-dependent Clp endopeptidase proteolytic subunit ClpP: MISDFVTFAKGLSTLPGGIYSGGPDAEPASALVPMVVEQTTRGERSYDIFSRLLKDRIVLFGTPVNDTTSNLAVAQLLFLAAEDPDKDINLYINCPGGQVYSGMAVYDTMQYIKPDVATICVGLAASMGSIFLLGGAAGKRAALANSRIMIHQPSGGGQGMASDIEIQANEILYIKKRLNEVIAHHTGQSVEQVERDTDRDKFMSPAEAKEYGIIDNVLATGGGEPDKPVDEQASED
- the tig gene encoding trigger factor, with translation MDVTITERSPVDFDLDIRATKEELKPRLNKALKAQRKQMNLKGFRPGRVPMSLAKRMHGEEIAAKIAEEVIGEAYRDEVADDPDRDVLGQPLLAELDFGLDEDLHAVVRFGVRPAIEIADLSGVQVSKLVRPITDEDIEDEIQRRLRRQADLVPTEEPATEDDVVVIDMQRLDRETDTPIIGERQEGQQVELDDERLYPDMKTGLVGKKAGDTFKLDLPSGDETDRFLVTMQEVKTRELPALDEAFIKEQTADKVETIAGFQEMIRGEMEQAWDRMSSEMMREEMVRGILEAHDFAVPETLVEGMLNQMTEDYAKQNDDALPPGFDHAHFREANRETAENQVRWMLVRDQLAEEENLELSEDDFEAEFERMSAGGPFDAETLKGFIAQQPQLLEGIQQRIGTDKLFQALEGRFAVVEKTQDELEAEQAAKADAEEA